CGGAGGTTGTTGAAAATTAACGAGGAATACACACATAATGGACAATATAGACAGCAAATCACTCTTCCAAATTCATTTACTGACATATCACATTTGCGATATTATCTTTCATCTCTCGACGAAATGGTGTAAAAGTTGTAGAACAGTTTTCGGCATTTGTTTCTGGACATTTTGCGAAATAATGCaagacacaattttttttaaaagtattatgcAATACAAGAATGTGAGCGAAAATACCAGATGCACGCAGATGGACTGGAGAGAACGGCTGCTGGGATAAAATAGTACCAAATTTTTCGTGTGCACAAATACCTGTTAATTACCCGTCGCTTTAACATGCATAATCTTCCACATTCCATATTCATAGAGGAAAGTTTTCGACCGTCGCTTCAATCAATTACCTGATAATATTGATTGTAGAAAGCTTGCTGATCATCATCAAGATCAATCGGCGTGCCTGAATCTCCACTGCTCGAGCTCGACGTACTTAATCTTCGTGAGAACAGCTACACCATGCAACGTGTTAACCAAGCCgccaaaattatttacaagagataaaaaattaaaaaaaaaaattaacaactcTGTTATGAGCAATAAATGATACTTATAAACTATCGATATAAATTGGAGGCATCGCATCCGTAATTAATTCGTGTACTTAAAATGAGCATTACTTTATACAAGTGTATGTCCACTgatgaaatgttaaaatataatacaaatttcaaaaaatattcaactaAAAACCCTTAaacacatatattaatatgtgtGAAGCGGTTTTATGTTATAATCATGGGCAAAATGATCGTATGTGTACAGCACGATTACATGAAATGATAGTTAGatcaaaatctaaataatacacagcaatttgcaaaaaaaaaaaaaaaaacgctcaCATGCCTCACTGATTATTACGAAGCGTTAATTTCTTctcaaaagaaaaaggaagaaagaagacAATCACCTGTTCGCCGGAAAGCACGTGACTCGTGGTTCGAACCTCTTGCGTCACTACTCGTTGCTCTTGCCTCGTTGCACTAGTTGCAGTTGTATGCGCTACAGTCTTTTCTTCtacctaatataaaaaataaattgtagcAAATGATGACAgaagtacataaaaaaaaaaaaaaaagagaaacgatacacaaaagatatatttatattacgcCCAAAACTACTCTTATCGCACGCAATgttcaaataaattcattaatatcCTACGAAATGCCGCTAAATAACTACAAACCTGACTGGTCTTTTGATTCTTTTCAAGATCCTCATGCATCGTGGCGGTACGAGTGGTGACAGCTGTCGCCGATATGTATGGAGTTCTACCATCATCCGGTGCCTCCGCCTAAATACAACTACTACGTGACTAAGGTCTCAAGACACACAactataatgataatataatgaatgtatataaaatgagGGTAACAGATACTGTTATAACGtacaaaatgtttcaagtCCTTTACTTCAAGAGAAATACTCGGCATACTTTCTTCGCTAAATTACATCATTACAAAAGTCTGGAGTTCTAGCGATGCATACTAATTCTAGACAAATCTATTCAATTTCATGCAATATACTCGAATGGGgcacaaaaataaagagaaatactCCAAATATGGATTAAATCGATATATGCAATTATAAGAACGTGTTCGTTGAGTAGaagaaaaactataaggaTCAAAGCGCGGATATGgcgaaaaaatttcattatcaattaatacaaAGTGATCTCTGTATCGCTACtaattgataataatcttCTGACCCTCCGATATCCGCGCTTTGGTTCTTACAGGcctttcttctcttttattcTCATACATTACTCTATGTTCTGTTTGATGCTCTGTTAAATTCCCGTCTTAGAGACATGTGGTGATTAAGTTAATGTTCTTATTATTTCCAAGTAGATCACCTTGTTCACGTGAGTAGAGACTGTAACCTGACCCGTGCCACCTGGTGTCAGATCTTCGATCTTCTCCTGGATATTTTGCGTCACGCCTTCCTGATCCTTCaccaccgattgtttagtcgTCGTTTTCACGATTGTGGGTATCGTAGCCGGGATCGCGGGTTTCTTCAGCTTCGTGGAGACGGACTTCGGCGGTTCTTGTAGGTCCTTGAGAATCGTCGTGCTGTCCGCCGGCTGGCCGTTGTTTTGGAGTATCACGCCGTTCTTCACGTACGATCCATCCTCGCCGAACAGTTCCTGATTGTACAGCTTTCCGAACTTGTCGTGTATCTTGCCGTCTTTAACGTAGCCACCGTCGGTGCCGAACGGCGCACGGGCGATAGGCTTGCCGTCCTTGTCGCACACCAATCCTTTACGCACCATCGTGATCGTGACGGTGGTGAAGTGTTTGTCGAGCGGTTTGCCGGTGGCCGCGCAAATTATTCCGTCCTTGACGACGTTCCCTTCGCCGTCGAAGTCCGCCTGCTTCACCGGCTTGCCGGTTTTGTCCACCACGACTCCCTGTATGACCTTCAGACCTTCCGGCCCGAATGCTTCCTGAGTTAACGGCTGGCCGCCTGCGTCGTAAATCTTGCCGCTCTTGACGAAACTACCTTCCGCCGGCAGAGCGCCCTGCGAGAGGGGCTTCCCGTTGCGTCCGTGAATCAAGCCGTCTTTGATGAAACTGCCGTCCTGACCGTAAGCATCTTGATTCAGATATCCACCGGTGGGATTGTAGATCCTGCCGTTTCTGATCACGCTGCCCTCATCGTCGAAATTGCCAAACTTCAGCGGCTTGCCGTCGTTGTCGCACACCAAGCCGTAACGAACGAGCGTGACCGTGATTATAGTTTGCCTCTTGCTCAGCGGCTTCCCGTTCGGCCCGTACAGCAGGCCGTTTTGTATGTAACTGCCGTCGTTGCCAAGTGTGCCGTGGCCGAGCGGCGCCTTGTCCCTCCCGTAAACAATGCCGTTCTCGATGAAGCTGCCCTCGGTACCGAACGCGGTGTGATTCAAGGGTTTGCCGTCCTTGCCGTATATCCTACCTTCCTCGATGTAGCTGCCGCCGGGCAATTCGGATCCCACGTTCAGCAGTTGACCGCCCCAGCCGTGGACGAGGCCGTCACGGATGTAACATCCGTCCGGTTTGAACGCGCCTTGCTTCAACAGCTGCCCGTTCTTGTCGTACACCACTCCGTCTTGTATGTAACAACCGTCGGGTATTAACGACGGTAGATTCCTCGGATTCCCGTGGCTGTCCACGATCTTGCCGTTGCTCACCGCCAGATTGTCCGGGCCTTTGTCGTCCTGCGTCAACGGCTTGCCGTCCCGGCCGATGACGGCGCCGTTGCGAATCGTGTTGCCGTCCGGACCGAACACACCTTGCGCCACGATCCTGCCGTCCTTCCCGTGAACCAATCCACCGGCGACGTACGAGCCGTCGGAGCCGAATGTTTCTCTGCTCAAGGGTTTCCCCAGATAGTCGAATATCACGCCGTTGGCGATGAAGCTGTCTTCCGGCAGGGCCGCGTGCAAGTTGAGCGGTTTACCATCGCTGCCGAAAATCAGACCGTCCTTCACGTAACTGCCGTCGGGTTTGAAGAACGAGAACTTGAGCGGCTTGCCGTCCCTGCTGTACACTTTGCCGTCTCTAATGGCCGCGCCTTCGGGCACCAACGAATCCTGATTGAGCGGCTTTCCGTTCTTCGCGTAAACGACACCCTTCTTTATGTAACTGCCGTTCGAACCGAACGACTCCTGCTTCACCGGTTTGCCGTCTTTGCTTAGAACAGCGCCGTCCTTTATCGTTAATCTGTCCGCGCCGAGAACGGCATTCGACAGCGCCGTGCCGTCCGCGTTGCGCAAAATGCCGTCTCTGATTGTAAGATCGTCGGGCTTGAAGAGACTCTGAATCAGCGGCTTGTTGTTTCTGTCGTGCACCAATCCGTCTCTGATAGAATTGCCATCTGCTATCAATGGAATTTGACTCAGTGGTCTGCCGTCCTTCGCGTATATAACGCCGTCCTTCACGAAGCTGCCGTCcgatttataaaatgtgtgcTTAATCGGCTTGCCGTCCTTTCCGACGACTTTTCCATCCTTCAAGTGAGCACCGGACGGCAGCAGGGATCCTTGAGTCAAGAATTTCCCGTCTTTCGAGTAAACGATGCCGTCCTTCACGACGGATCCGTCGGAGCTGAAGGACTCGCTTCTGATCGGTTTGCCGTCCTTGGAATAAATCTTACCCTCCGCGACGTAATGGCCGTCGACGCCTAATTTTCCGGTGCCGAGCGGTTTCCCGTCCCGTCCGTGAATCAAGCCGTCGCAGATGAACGTCTCATCGGGCACAACCGCAATTTGATTCAAGGGCCTGCCCTCTTCGTTGCACACTATACCGGCGACTATGTAGTTTCCGTCCGTGTTGTACGATCCCTGAGTCAGCGGCTTGTGGCCCGCCGTGAATATAAGACCCTCCTTAACGTACGTGCCGTCCGCGCCTAATTGACAATGTTGCACCGGTTTGCCGCCCTTCAGCACTCTTCCCTCCTTGATCACCGCATGATCCGGCCCGAGGAAGGACTGTTTCACCGCTTCGCCACTGGAAGAATAAATAACTCCGTTCTTTATGGAATTCCTATCCGTGCCCAGAATCTCCTGCTCGACGGGCTTGTTATCCTTTCCCGTGATCAGGCCGTTACTGATGTGAAGTCCGTGCGGCCCGAATTCACCTTTCTTCAGCGGACTGTTGTCCTTTCCGCAAACCTTGCCGTCTATCACCTTGCCGTTATCCGGTCCGAGGTGGCTCTGGTCCAACGGCCTTCCCTCCTTGGCGTAGATCACGCCGCCGATGACCCTCGAGCGATCGGGAAGGGGCAGAATGTGACGGTCCGCCTTGGGttccggcggcggcggcaccGTTGGCCGAGTGACGACATCGTGTTCACGCTCACCGGCGATCAAAGCCGTCGCGTGATCCTTCTCGGTGCTTGGCTTCGCGGCGTTCTTCTGCTGCTCCTTCAGGCCGGCCGATTCCACATAATTCAGCCCGGGTGTCTTCAATCCCGGCGCCAGTTTGTCCGCCTCTTTCGTTTTCCTCTTTTCCGCCGATTCCGCCACCTTTTTCTCCTCTCCCGGCGCATAGTTGAACGCCAATCCCGTAGCTTTTCGACTAGTCGGCGATGCTTGATCCTGCACTCCCGGCGACGCGGGTCTATCTTCGTACGTGAAGCCGTGCGGGGTGAACGGCTTTTTCGTGGCCTCCGTTTCTTCGTAATCGTAAGGTTTCGTGTAACCAGGAAGCTGAGGGGATTTCGTCGGGTCCTGCACTATCTTTTCCGCGTCTGCCTTTTTATCGGCGTCTTTCTCTTGCTTCTCCAACGTCGAAAGATTCGACTCGACATCGCTCTTTTCCACAGATTCGTCGAgctctttattctttttctgtttcttaTCCTTATCCTTATCCTTCTTAGCAAACAGGAAAGCGCCGACGGGACTCTTggataatatacaaaaatacatgCAGTACAAAATACATGCTATACATAtgatatgcataaaatatatatctcacatttaaacaaaaaactaataatatctatatatattaacataaatctaTCATTTTCATAGAAATACTCTACTACTGttcatcaaaaaaaaaatatatatatatacattcaaTTGAAGAATAATTATGCATTCAATCGAACAGCCTCTGAATATTATCAAAGCCTGATAAAGCACTTGATTGAAAATCGAGCGTTTACAAAAATAACGACGACGATCAATATCTTATTCATGGATGTagcttataaaaaagaaatgtttgatGCTCTCTCAATCTACGTAttacatatttcataataagAAGCAGCAACGCGTACGACACAATATAAACTTACCTTGattctttccttcttttctttatcCGTTTTTTCGGGGGTCTCTTTGTCCttctttttcaattcttttttagaCAACGGTTTGTCGTCGATTTTGTCGAGACGAGCATTGTCATTAATCAgatcagaattatttaaatcattgtgattttctttttcgttctcATTCTGTTtatccttcttcttctttgatAGACCACCGGGCGGTAGGACAGCGATTCCTCCGACCggtttctataaataaatttatccaaTCACACGTCGCTTCATGCAACAAGCATAAAGCCACTACGTTgctaaaataatactaaaaactACGCAGCACTACATTATGAAAATGCAATGCATGCTGTATGGATTACGGTCTGCGCTCtcaaaatatgtatgttgAAGTTATCACTCGTCAAATCTGTCTTGCAATACTAAAATATCCGTTTGACAGAATTCTGTGAAACAATTCACGCTAGTCACTTGAGcgttatttctttcatatacGATAGTTTCATCAAGATGTCTAAACAACGACAAAGTAATCTTTCAAGTTCTTATTAATTCGCATGCTTGGACTGCTAAtattgctaaatgttaaatGGGTAACTAACATCTCAACATTGAGGCGATAACCGTTGTTTGCAAAGGATATAAAGGCAAAAAAAGTGTAGCAACATGCATTTGGAAGGAACAAAACACCAAATATGGTctcatacaaaaaaaatgaccACACATTGCATTGATATACAGAATAAACTAAAGCGAAAGAGtgtttcagataaaattcTATACCTTTCTCCCACGATCTGCGTCATATTCTCCTTCCAGGCTACTGGTGCTGCTAGCTGATGTTGTTCCAGCACTTGTTTTTCGTGTGAGCTATTGGTGTTAGTTATGTGTCAGTTAATAATTACGGCTATCAATGTtacaaaactaaaaaaagggaaaaaaaaatactttctcACAACTTTGATTTCTTCGTCTTTTACGTGATTTCACCGATTTGTGTACGCTTTTACTATTGCATGTTAAAGAACGTGTGTTGTATAAATTGCGTGTGACATGCTTTTATTGCGACATTATACAACGGACTCGAATCCGCGTaaagtgtatataaaaatttatcgcgcTATGCGCGGGTAAGTCAATAAACAGTGTATAAATGTAGGTACATGCCAGTacggaatatattaatatataaatatatatatgaacggtataaatctattttattgacTCACCCACGCATTGGGAGAGAACATGAGCCAATTGGTGTTCTGCGACTTccctgataaaaattttttatagaaacacCGTATGCATGTTACtgaagttttaatttatcaaaaaatctatGTATTATATTCCACAAAGCATACACATTAATTGCATCTCTTTCCTGCAAGTAAATAACTGGTTTGAAAGCGCAGACGAGAGTTAAAGGAATCACGACACACatcgtttataaattttgccctAAGTGGAAAATTAGTTTCACGTTCGCATGATGAATTCATGCATGATAATCTACGGTCTAACAAGTTATTTTaaccataaaaaaaatgatcaacTGACCGACATATGTGAATGTATTACCTTCTCCTTTTGCTTCTTGATCGGGCTAGGCCGTCGGTCTATGTGCTCTATATCGTCAGGAAGCATTTCAGGCTCGTAGCTCATGGTATGCCGTTTGCTTGGCTCGGAACCGTACGTTTCCACTGGCTTGGGTCCACCTAATGCTGTGTAAGGCAGTCACACTACTTCAACATCTTAGTATAGTACAGACTTAGAAGCATGATTGTAAAAAGGCACTTGTGGTTTATACAATGAATATTCTTTCGAAAGAGagtaacattttcttaaaacaaTTACATTCAATCGAAAAATGATGCCGCTCTAATGATGAAAACTCATGCTCTTGCAAACTGAGAGtcttaacgagatatttttaaatcaggCATACctctgaataaaaatattgtattaattgtgGCAATTAAAGTCTTCACTAACAAATTATCATCATTAAATGTATTGAAACTTGAacatgtgtgtatgtgtgcgcgcgcgcattcAAGTTTCAATGTATGtgttaataatgataatttagtGAAGACTTTAATTGctacaattaatacaatattttcattccGAGGTATGcctctgtgtgtgtgtgtgtgtgtgtgtgcgcgcgcgcgtgtgtgtacaCACAAATATCACACATTCAATAGGAATTTTCTTTACCATCCATGCTTCTGGACGCGAGTCGTCGGCCACTCAAAGATCTCTCGAATTGCGGAGGTTGTCTATCGATAGGAGTCTTTTTCGTTTCGTAATGAGT
The nucleotide sequence above comes from Linepithema humile isolate Giens D197 chromosome 4, Lhum_UNIL_v1.0, whole genome shotgun sequence. Encoded proteins:
- the LOC105672205 gene encoding protein 4.1 homolog isoform X2; translation: MPEEQKTVAAPPEATAENGTDTNSPTKSPVNKGKLALAKITLLDGTVKDFYIDRKAKGQELLDLICQSMNLLEKDYFGLIYEDRHDPRNWLDLYKRVTKFVKTEPWKFNFEVKFYPPDPAQLQEDITRYQLCLQIRNDIITGRLLCSFVTHALLGSYLVQSEVGDYDPEEHGRTYLKDFKFAPNQTPELVEKVMDLHKTHKGQTPAEAELHYLENAKKLAMYGVDLHPAKDSEGVDIMLGVCASGLLVYRDRLRINRFAWPKILKISYKRHNFYIKIRPGDFEQFESTIGFKLANHRAAKKLWKVCVEHHTFFRLMSPEPVKKVGLIPHLGSRFRYSGRTHYETKKTPIDRQPPQFERSLSGRRLASRSMDALGGPKPVETYGSEPSKRHTMSYEPEMLPDDIEHIDRRPSPIKKQKEKKPVGGIAVLPPGGLSKKKKDKQNENEKENHNDLNNSDLINDNARLDKIDDKPLSKKELKKKDKETPEKTDKEKKERIKSPVGAFLFAKKDKDKDKKQKKNKELDESVEKSDVESNLSTLEKQEKDADKKADAEKIVQDPTKSPQLPGYTKPYDYEETEATKKPFTPHGFTYEDRPASPGVQDQASPTSRKATGLAFNYAPGEEKKVAESAEKRKTKEADKLAPGLKTPGLNYVESAGLKEQQKNAAKPSTEKDHATALIAGEREHDVVTRPTVPPPPEPKADRHILPLPDRSRVIGGVIYAKEGRPLDQSHLGPDNGKVIDGKVCGKDNSPLKKGEFGPHGLHISNGLITGKDNKPVEQEILGTDRNSIKNGVIYSSSGEAVKQSFLGPDHAVIKEGRVLKGGKPVQHCQLGADGTYVKEGLIFTAGHKPLTQGSYNTDGNYIVAGIVCNEEGRPLNQIAVVPDETFICDGLIHGRDGKPLGTGKLGVDGHYVAEGKIYSKDGKPIRSESFSSDGSVVKDGIVYSKDGKFLTQGSLLPSGAHLKDGKVVGKDGKPIKHTFYKSDGSFVKDGVIYAKDGRPLSQIPLIADGNSIRDGLVHDRNNKPLIQSLFKPDDLTIRDGILRNADGTALSNAVLGADRLTIKDGAVLSKDGKPVKQESFGSNGSYIKKGVVYAKNGKPLNQDSLVPEGAAIRDGKVYSRDGKPLKFSFFKPDGSYVKDGLIFGSDGKPLNLHAALPEDSFIANGVIFDYLGKPLSRETFGSDGSYVAGGLVHGKDGRIVAQGVFGPDGNTIRNGAVIGRDGKPLTQDDKGPDNLAVSNGKIVDSHGNPRNLPSLIPDGCYIQDGVVYDKNGQLLKQGAFKPDGCYIRDGLVHGWGGQLLNVGSELPGGSYIEEGRIYGKDGKPLNHTAFGTEGSFIENGIVYGRDKAPLGHGTLGNDGSYIQNGLLYGPNGKPLSKRQTIITVTLVRYGLVCDNDGKPLKFGNFDDEGSVIRNGRIYNPTGGYLNQDAYGQDGSFIKDGLIHGRNGKPLSQGALPAEGSFVKSGKIYDAGGQPLTQEAFGPEGLKVIQGVVVDKTGKPVKQADFDGEGNVVKDGIICAATGKPLDKHFTTVTITMVRKGLVCDKDGKPIARAPFGTDGGYVKDGKIHDKFGKLYNQELFGEDGSYVKNGVILQNNGQPADSTTILKDLQEPPKSVSTKLKKPAIPATIPTIVKTTTKQSVVKDQEGVTQNIQEKIEDLTPGGTGQVTVSTHVNKAEAPDDGRTPYISATAVTTRTATMHEDLEKNQKTSQVEEKTVAHTTATSATRQEQRVVTQEVRTTSHVLSGEQLFSRRLSTSSSSSGDSGTPIDLDDDQQAFYNQYYQGDPAVILTEKHVYAGEPDSNVTTTTTVPVVATETRKVALESEDGNYSASGEIVSTQTISSKTRTVETITYKTEKDGVVETRVEQKITIQSDGDPIDHDRALAEAIQEATAMNPDMTVEKIEIQQQTTQ
- the LOC105672205 gene encoding protein 4.1 homolog isoform X3: MPEEQKTVAAPPEATAENGTDTNSPTKSPVNKGKLALAKITLLDGTVKDFYIDRKAKGQELLDLICQSMNLLEKDYFGLIYEDRHDPRNWLDLYKRVTKFVKTEPWKFNFEVKFYPPDPAQLQEDITRYQLCLQIRNDIITGRLLCSFVTHALLGSYLVQSEVGDYDPEEHGRTYLKDFKFAPNQTPELVEKVMDLHKTHKGQTPAEAELHYLENAKKLAMYGVDLHPAKDSEGVDIMLGVCASGLLVYRDRLRINRFAWPKILKISYKRHNFYIKIRPGDFEQFESTIGFKLANHRAAKKLWKVCVEHHTFFRLMSPEPVKKVGLIPHLGSRFRYSGRTHYETKKTPIDRQPPQFERSLSGRRLASRSMDALGGPKPVETYGSEPSKRHTMSYEPEMLPDDIEHIDRRPSPIKKQKEKLTRKTSAGTTSASSTSSLEGEYDADRGRKKPVGGIAVLPPGGLSKKKKDKQNENEKENHNDLNNSDLINDNARLDKIDDKPLSKKELKKKDKETPEKTDKEKKERIKSPVGAFLFAKKDKDKDKKQKKNKELDESVEKSDVESNLSTLEKQEKDADKKADAEKIVQDPTKSPQLPGYTKPYDYEETEATKKPFTPHGFTYEDRPASPGVQDQASPTSRKATGLAFNYAPGEEKKVAESAEKRKTKEADKLAPGLKTPGLNYVESAGLKEQQKNAAKPSTEKDHATALIAGEREHDVVTRPTVPPPPEPKADRHILPLPDRSRVIGGVIYAKEGRPLDQSHLGPDNGKVIDGKVCGKDNSPLKKGEFGPHGLHISNGLITGKDNKPVEQEILGTDRNSIKNGVIYSSSGEAVKQSFLGPDHAVIKEGRVLKGGKPVQHCQLGADGTYVKEGLIFTAGHKPLTQGSYNTDGNYIVAGIVCNEEGRPLNQIAVVPDETFICDGLIHGRDGKPLGTGKLGVDGHYVAEGKIYSKDGKPIRSESFSSDGSVVKDGIVYSKDGKFLTQGSLLPSGAHLKDGKVVGKDGKPIKHTFYKSDGSFVKDGVIYAKDGRPLSQIPLIADGNSIRDGLVHDRNNKPLIQSLFKPDDLTIRDGILRNADGTALSNAVLGADRLTIKDGAVLSKDGKPVKQESFGSNGSYIKKGVVYAKNGKPLNQDSLVPEGAAIRDGKVYSRDGKPLKFSFFKPDGSYVKDGLIFGSDGKPLNLHAALPEDSFIANGVIFDYLGKPLSRETFGSDGSYVAGGLVHGKDGRIVAQGVFGPDGNTIRNGAVIGRDGKPLTQDDKGPDNLAVSNGKIVDSHGNPRNLPSLIPDGCYIQDGVVYDKNGQLLKQGAFKPDGCYIRDGLVHGWGGQLLNVGSELPGGSYIEEGRIYGKDGKPLNHTAFGTEGSFIENGIVYGRDKAPLGHGTLGNDGSYIQNGLLYGPNGKPLSKRQTIITVTLVRYGLVCDNDGKPLKFGNFDDEGSVIRNGRIYNPTGGYLNQDAYGQDGSFIKDGLIHGRNGKPLSQGALPAEGSFVKSGKIYDAGGQPLTQEAFGPEGLKVIQGVVVDKTGKPVKQADFDGEGNVVKDGIICAATGKPLDKHFTTVTITMVRKGLVCDKDGKPIARAPFGTDGGYVKDGKIHDKFGKLYNQELFGEDGSYVKNGVILQNNGQPADSTTILKDLQEPPKSVSTKLKKPAIPATIPTIVKTTTKQSVVKDQEGVTQNIQEKIEDLTPGGTGQVTVSTHVNKAEAPDDGRTPYISATAVTTRTATMHEDLEKNQKTSQVEEKTVAHTTATSATRQEQRVVTQEVRTTSHVLSGEQGDPAVILTEKHVYAGEPDSNVTTTTTVPVVATETRKVALESEDGNYSASGEIVSTQTISSKTRTVETITYKTEKDGVVETRVEQKITIQSDGDPIDHDRALAEAIQEATAMNPDMTVEKIEIQQQTTQ
- the LOC105672205 gene encoding protein 4.1 homolog isoform X1; the protein is MPEEQKTVAAPPEATAENGTDTNSPTKSPVNKGKLALAKITLLDGTVKDFYIDRKAKGQELLDLICQSMNLLEKDYFGLIYEDRHDPRNWLDLYKRVTKFVKTEPWKFNFEVKFYPPDPAQLQEDITRYQLCLQIRNDIITGRLLCSFVTHALLGSYLVQSEVGDYDPEEHGRTYLKDFKFAPNQTPELVEKVMDLHKTHKGQTPAEAELHYLENAKKLAMYGVDLHPAKDSEGVDIMLGVCASGLLVYRDRLRINRFAWPKILKISYKRHNFYIKIRPGDFEQFESTIGFKLANHRAAKKLWKVCVEHHTFFRLMSPEPVKKVGLIPHLGSRFRYSGRTHYETKKTPIDRQPPQFERSLSGRRLASRSMDALGGPKPVETYGSEPSKRHTMSYEPEMLPDDIEHIDRRPSPIKKQKEKLTRKTSAGTTSASSTSSLEGEYDADRGRKKPVGGIAVLPPGGLSKKKKDKQNENEKENHNDLNNSDLINDNARLDKIDDKPLSKKELKKKDKETPEKTDKEKKERIKSPVGAFLFAKKDKDKDKKQKKNKELDESVEKSDVESNLSTLEKQEKDADKKADAEKIVQDPTKSPQLPGYTKPYDYEETEATKKPFTPHGFTYEDRPASPGVQDQASPTSRKATGLAFNYAPGEEKKVAESAEKRKTKEADKLAPGLKTPGLNYVESAGLKEQQKNAAKPSTEKDHATALIAGEREHDVVTRPTVPPPPEPKADRHILPLPDRSRVIGGVIYAKEGRPLDQSHLGPDNGKVIDGKVCGKDNSPLKKGEFGPHGLHISNGLITGKDNKPVEQEILGTDRNSIKNGVIYSSSGEAVKQSFLGPDHAVIKEGRVLKGGKPVQHCQLGADGTYVKEGLIFTAGHKPLTQGSYNTDGNYIVAGIVCNEEGRPLNQIAVVPDETFICDGLIHGRDGKPLGTGKLGVDGHYVAEGKIYSKDGKPIRSESFSSDGSVVKDGIVYSKDGKFLTQGSLLPSGAHLKDGKVVGKDGKPIKHTFYKSDGSFVKDGVIYAKDGRPLSQIPLIADGNSIRDGLVHDRNNKPLIQSLFKPDDLTIRDGILRNADGTALSNAVLGADRLTIKDGAVLSKDGKPVKQESFGSNGSYIKKGVVYAKNGKPLNQDSLVPEGAAIRDGKVYSRDGKPLKFSFFKPDGSYVKDGLIFGSDGKPLNLHAALPEDSFIANGVIFDYLGKPLSRETFGSDGSYVAGGLVHGKDGRIVAQGVFGPDGNTIRNGAVIGRDGKPLTQDDKGPDNLAVSNGKIVDSHGNPRNLPSLIPDGCYIQDGVVYDKNGQLLKQGAFKPDGCYIRDGLVHGWGGQLLNVGSELPGGSYIEEGRIYGKDGKPLNHTAFGTEGSFIENGIVYGRDKAPLGHGTLGNDGSYIQNGLLYGPNGKPLSKRQTIITVTLVRYGLVCDNDGKPLKFGNFDDEGSVIRNGRIYNPTGGYLNQDAYGQDGSFIKDGLIHGRNGKPLSQGALPAEGSFVKSGKIYDAGGQPLTQEAFGPEGLKVIQGVVVDKTGKPVKQADFDGEGNVVKDGIICAATGKPLDKHFTTVTITMVRKGLVCDKDGKPIARAPFGTDGGYVKDGKIHDKFGKLYNQELFGEDGSYVKNGVILQNNGQPADSTTILKDLQEPPKSVSTKLKKPAIPATIPTIVKTTTKQSVVKDQEGVTQNIQEKIEDLTPGGTGQVTVSTHVNKAEAPDDGRTPYISATAVTTRTATMHEDLEKNQKTSQVEEKTVAHTTATSATRQEQRVVTQEVRTTSHVLSGEQLFSRRLSTSSSSSGDSGTPIDLDDDQQAFYNQYYQGDPAVILTEKHVYAGEPDSNVTTTTTVPVVATETRKVALESEDGNYSASGEIVSTQTISSKTRTVETITYKTEKDGVVETRVEQKITIQSDGDPIDHDRALAEAIQEATAMNPDMTVEKIEIQQQTTQ